One Desulfobacterales bacterium genomic region harbors:
- a CDS encoding [FeFe] hydrogenase, group A — protein MRKIENVQTSMNAPSWGEYENAFFVQVDQTKCEGCGECESQCPTGAIQCIDGDDGPRTVVNPAACVNCGQCLINCPYGAIYEGVSFVEEIFSALKDPDKVVVSMPAPAVRYGLAEAFGHPTGTYSGGKMFAALKKLGFDHIWDNQWTADVTIMEEGSELLGRLTGKVKKPLPQFTSCCPGWIKFVETFYPELIPNLSTCKSPVGMLGTLCKTYGAEIIHTEPKKIYTVSIMPCIAKKFEGLRPEIADSGYRDIDATITTRELAYMIKKSGIDFNSLPDVEPDTELGESTGAATIFGCSGGVMEAALRFAYEAVSGQALESVDIKAVRSRNGVKEATIPVPKFGDLNVCVVSGLFNTIPILEEIKKGKSRYHFIEVMTCPGGCVNGGGQPLLPDVREASLFKHIVARINRRFNMRKAV, from the coding sequence GGCTGCGGGGAATGTGAATCCCAATGTCCTACCGGTGCTATTCAATGCATAGACGGCGACGACGGGCCCCGCACGGTTGTAAATCCGGCCGCCTGTGTCAATTGCGGCCAATGTCTGATCAACTGCCCCTACGGAGCGATTTATGAAGGCGTTTCCTTTGTAGAGGAAATTTTTTCAGCGTTGAAAGATCCGGACAAAGTAGTGGTATCCATGCCGGCGCCCGCCGTGCGCTATGGGTTGGCGGAGGCCTTTGGTCATCCCACCGGCACGTATTCGGGCGGCAAAATGTTTGCTGCGCTTAAAAAACTCGGCTTTGATCATATATGGGACAACCAATGGACAGCAGACGTTACCATTATGGAGGAAGGAAGCGAGTTGCTGGGACGGCTGACCGGAAAGGTCAAAAAGCCCCTGCCGCAGTTTACGTCATGCTGCCCCGGCTGGATCAAGTTTGTTGAAACTTTTTATCCCGAATTGATTCCGAACCTGTCCACATGCAAATCACCGGTCGGGATGCTCGGTACCCTTTGCAAAACGTACGGAGCCGAAATTATCCATACGGAGCCGAAAAAAATCTATACGGTTTCGATCATGCCCTGCATCGCCAAAAAATTTGAGGGGCTCAGACCTGAAATAGCTGACAGCGGCTATCGGGACATCGATGCCACAATCACTACGCGGGAGTTGGCCTATATGATCAAAAAGTCCGGCATTGATTTCAACAGTCTTCCCGATGTTGAGCCAGACACAGAACTGGGCGAATCCACGGGCGCAGCTACCATTTTCGGTTGCAGCGGCGGGGTTATGGAAGCCGCACTGCGTTTTGCTTACGAGGCCGTTTCCGGGCAGGCACTGGAAAGTGTAGATATCAAGGCGGTACGTTCCCGCAATGGGGTAAAGGAGGCCACCATACCGGTTCCAAAATTCGGCGATCTGAATGTTTGCGTTGTCAGCGGGCTGTTCAATACCATCCCCATTCTGGAAGAGATCAAGAAAGGAAAATCCAGGTACCACTTTATCGAAGTCATGACATGCCCGGGCGGATGCGTGAACGGCGGCGGACAACCGTTATTGCCGGATGTCCGGGAGGCATCACTGTTCAAGCACATCGTTGCCCGAATCAATCGAAGATTCAATATGAGAAAAGCGGTTTAA